In Nocardioides nitrophenolicus, the genomic window GGTGGCCGCGACCGCGGGCCTGGCGATGGCGTTCTACTACCCGGCGTACTCCGCCTGGCTGCCCGCCCTGGTCCCCGAGGAGGACCTGCTCGCGGTCAACGGCTTCGAGGGGATGGTCCGCCCGACCGTCGGTCAGGCGCTCGGGCCAGCGGCGGCGGGCGTCGTGGTCGGCGCGAGCTCGTCGTCGGCGGCGACGGCGGTGGCCGCGGCGGCGTACCTCCTCGGGCTGGTCGTCTTGGCGACCGTGCCGCTCACCGCGGTGCGGCGCGAGCTGCCGGCGGTGGGTGAGCGGACTCGCGGCGGGTGGGCGCACGCGGTCGGCACCGCGCTGGCCGACATGCGGGAGGGCTTCGGGTACCTGGTGCGGACCCCCTGGCTGCTGGCCACGCTGCTGTTCGCGAGCGTGATGGTGCTGGTGGTGATGGGTCCGCTCGAGGTGCTGGTGCCCTTCTTGATCAAGGACCGGCTCGGCGGCGGACCCGGCGACCACGCGATCGTGATGGCCTGCTTCGGCATCGGCGGCGCGCTCGGCTCGCTGGTGACCGGGTCGCTGCCGCTGCCTCGGCGCTACCTGAGCGTGATGAACCTGCTGTGGGGCGTCGGCTGCCTGCCGTTCCTGGTGGTCGGCTTCGCCACGGCCGTGTGGCAGGTCGCGGTGTCGGCGTTCGTGATCGGGGCGCTGTTCTCGGCCCCGATGGTGATCTGGGGGACGCTGCTGCAGCGGCGGGTGCCGCCCGAGCTGCTGGGCCGGGTGGCCTCGCTCGACTTCTTCGTCTCGATCAGCCTGATGCCGGTGTCCCTCGCCCTGGCCGGCCCGGTCGCCGCGGTGATCGGGCTGGAGGCGACCTTCGCGGTGGCGGCGCTGGTGCCCGTCGTCGCCGCCACGGTCGCGGTCCTCGCGGCGCGGCTGCCGGCGGACGAGATCGCGCACCCACTCGGGTAGATTCCGCGACGGGACTCGGGACGTCGAAGGGGAGCACTCATGCGCAAGGCAGTGGCAACGATCGTGGCGATCACGGCCGCGGCCCTGCTTCCGGGCGTCG contains:
- a CDS encoding MFS transporter — its product is MSADTGLRTPRRLPRALTPFRHAAYRRLGTALVLTSFAGGVWVVALVWEVIRIGGGASALSLVTTAGAVGVVLPALLGGVVADRVPQKLILLATSTVELVGMSVIAVLSFADLTQLWHLAVVAATAGLAMAFYYPAYSAWLPALVPEEDLLAVNGFEGMVRPTVGQALGPAAAGVVVGASSSSAATAVAAAAYLLGLVVLATVPLTAVRRELPAVGERTRGGWAHAVGTALADMREGFGYLVRTPWLLATLLFASVMVLVVMGPLEVLVPFLIKDRLGGGPGDHAIVMACFGIGGALGSLVTGSLPLPRRYLSVMNLLWGVGCLPFLVVGFATAVWQVAVSAFVIGALFSAPMVIWGTLLQRRVPPELLGRVASLDFFVSISLMPVSLALAGPVAAVIGLEATFAVAALVPVVAATVAVLAARLPADEIAHPLG